The following are encoded together in the Bacillaceae bacterium S4-13-56 genome:
- a CDS encoding YesL family protein: protein MQNGGFVGGLYRISEWIMRFAYLNLLWIFFTIVGIIIIGVAPATTAMFNVVRKWIRNGSDIPVFRTFWSAYRSEFIRANLFGLILFFLGYILYIDFIFITNLDGMLGLLLNVALLLVLMFYVIVILYIFPVFVHYQLKIFQYFKYAIVIGISFPLRTIMMAVSVFVIYQLSIHIQGLILFFSVSSLSFVITWITYGAFLKIEEKQQNGKNKEQVSTIGYDNLKKSDR from the coding sequence ATTTATTATGGATTTTCTTTACTATAGTGGGGATTATTATAATAGGGGTAGCTCCTGCAACAACAGCGATGTTTAATGTAGTACGTAAATGGATTAGGAATGGTAGTGATATTCCAGTCTTTCGAACATTTTGGAGTGCTTATCGTTCAGAGTTTATAAGAGCAAATTTATTTGGATTAATTTTATTCTTTCTTGGTTATATATTATATATTGATTTTATTTTTATAACTAATTTAGATGGAATGCTAGGTTTATTATTAAATGTTGCTTTATTACTAGTACTCATGTTTTACGTCATTGTTATATTATATATATTTCCGGTATTTGTTCACTATCAATTAAAGATCTTTCAATACTTCAAATATGCCATTGTTATTGGAATATCCTTTCCATTACGTACGATAATGATGGCTGTTAGTGTTTTTGTCATTTACCAATTGTCCATACATATTCAAGGTCTTATACTATTCTTTTCCGTAAGTTCATTGAGCTTTGTTATTACGTGGATTACCTATGGTGCTTTCTTAAAAATAGAAGAGAAACAACAAAATGGGAAAAATAAAGAACAGGTATCAACTATTGGGTATGATAATTTAAAAAAATCAGATAGATAA
- a CDS encoding helix-turn-helix domain-containing protein, with protein sequence MKMTMTVKEVAEYLGVHEDSIYYLVKVQRIPHFRIKSKILFSQESIDLWVKDQVTTSSRKAW encoded by the coding sequence ATGAAGATGACAATGACGGTGAAGGAAGTGGCGGAGTATCTTGGGGTTCATGAGGATTCGATTTACTATCTGGTAAAGGTACAGAGAATACCCCATTTTAGAATTAAAAGCAAGATCTTGTTCTCGCAGGAAAGTATTGATCTGTGGGTCAAGGATCAAGTGACGACATCAAGTAGGAAGGCATGGTGA
- a CDS encoding sulfatase, producing MNIIYMHSHDTGRYIQPYGYSVPTPNLMDLVREGILFRQAFCGGPTCSPSRAALLTGMAPHSNGMMGLAHLGFQLKDYNKHLVQFLNENGYETALAGIQHEAPETEMIGYNRLLGNPQVDMSQFDFDSESWDLNNANAAGQFILEKSENSRPFFLSFGLFNTHLNFPPTKQKHNPNYLVPPFPFYDNKQNREAMAGYMTSAEIMDQCIGIVLKATKEAGIEDNTIIIYTTDHGLPFPKMKCNLYDTGIGVSLIIRTPEQLRKGEVEDALVSHIDLFPTICDLTGLEKPDWLQGESLVPLLKREKTTIHEEVYSEVTYHAGYEPMRCIRTERYKYIKFYDDHNRLVPINLDNSAIKTFLVDHGLLKQNRPNEMLFDLFLDPVERVNLANDQNYQVIKTDLINRLETWMKKTNDPLLQGKVPLPKNGKVLGGPA from the coding sequence ATGAATATAATTTATATGCATTCTCATGATACGGGGAGATATATTCAACCGTACGGGTATTCTGTTCCAACCCCTAATTTAATGGATCTAGTAAGAGAAGGAATTTTGTTTCGACAAGCGTTCTGTGGAGGTCCTACATGTTCGCCTAGCCGCGCAGCATTATTAACGGGAATGGCCCCTCATTCAAACGGGATGATGGGTCTTGCACATCTTGGCTTTCAGCTTAAGGACTATAATAAACACCTTGTCCAGTTTTTGAACGAAAATGGATATGAAACAGCTTTAGCTGGTATTCAACATGAGGCACCTGAAACTGAAATGATTGGATATAATCGACTACTTGGTAATCCTCAAGTGGATATGAGTCAATTTGATTTTGATTCTGAGTCTTGGGATTTAAATAATGCAAATGCAGCGGGCCAATTCATTCTTGAAAAGTCAGAGAATTCAAGACCATTTTTCCTTTCTTTTGGTTTATTCAATACGCATTTAAATTTCCCTCCGACCAAACAAAAGCATAACCCAAATTATTTGGTACCTCCATTTCCGTTTTATGACAATAAGCAGAATAGAGAAGCAATGGCTGGTTACATGACATCTGCGGAGATTATGGATCAATGTATTGGAATAGTACTAAAGGCGACTAAAGAAGCGGGTATTGAAGATAATACAATCATTATTTATACAACAGATCATGGATTGCCTTTTCCAAAAATGAAATGTAATTTATATGATACCGGAATTGGAGTTTCTTTAATTATTAGAACACCGGAACAACTTCGAAAAGGGGAGGTTGAGGATGCGTTAGTATCTCACATTGACCTATTTCCTACTATATGTGATCTAACTGGGTTAGAAAAGCCAGACTGGCTCCAGGGAGAATCTCTTGTTCCTTTATTGAAAAGAGAGAAAACAACTATACATGAAGAAGTGTACTCTGAGGTAACTTATCATGCAGGATATGAACCGATGCGTTGCATTCGAACAGAACGTTATAAATATATTAAGTTCTATGACGACCATAATAGGCTTGTTCCGATTAATTTAGATAATAGCGCTATAAAGACATTTTTAGTAGATCACGGCTTACTTAAACAAAATCGCCCTAATGAAATGTTATTTGATTTATTTTTAGACCCAGTTGAACGAGTGAATCTTGCAAATGATCAAAACTATCAAGTTATCAAAACTGATCTTATTAATAGATTAGAAACGTGGATGAAAAAGACAAATGATCCGTTGCTACAAGGAAAAGTTCCATTACCTAAAAATGGGAAAGTTCTAGGCGGACCAGCTTAA
- a CDS encoding anaerobic sulfatase maturase produces the protein MSTCSIKEDRGYTGVMWKTVSEACNLSCDYCYYSRCNGMPGKVERIDDAVLEKFIKEYMASSKGVASFAWQGGEPLLAGLDFLKKVVSLQAKYAPKNTIISNAIQTNGTLITKEWAAFFKKYNFLVGVSLDGPEKINDQRRVTGAGGGSFQSIMRGIQHLKNAKVDFNILTVIHENNVTKAKELMEFYDQEGFKYVQFIPCMDFQSQNVNQPGKYLITPREYGDFLCEAFDVWYNDGYPKTSIRFFDNMLSVYLHQEAELCTHRETCPKTIILERNGDAFPCDFYIHDDYKLGNVGVDNIQDILNHSIYDTFLGLKPDLPAQCERCEYLSLCHGGCPRNRNWNVETQGHTVEYFCQSFKQIYGYAHSRMEEVAKNYKRNWLNELVKSGRVLPGRNDECFCGSGKKFKKCCQTLAN, from the coding sequence ATGAGTACATGCAGTATTAAAGAAGATCGGGGATACACTGGTGTCATGTGGAAGACGGTATCCGAAGCGTGTAATTTATCCTGTGATTATTGTTATTATAGCCGATGTAATGGAATGCCAGGGAAAGTTGAGCGTATTGATGACGCTGTATTAGAAAAATTTATAAAAGAATATATGGCTTCCTCTAAAGGAGTTGCCAGCTTTGCTTGGCAGGGGGGAGAACCACTGTTAGCAGGGCTGGATTTTTTAAAAAAAGTCGTTTCATTGCAGGCCAAGTATGCTCCGAAAAATACGATTATCAGTAATGCAATTCAAACGAACGGAACGTTAATTACGAAAGAGTGGGCCGCTTTTTTCAAGAAATACAATTTTCTTGTTGGTGTTAGTTTGGACGGGCCGGAAAAGATCAATGATCAGAGACGAGTTACAGGTGCTGGGGGAGGTAGTTTTCAATCCATTATGAGAGGGATCCAGCATTTAAAGAATGCGAAGGTTGATTTCAACATTTTAACCGTGATACACGAGAATAATGTAACTAAAGCAAAGGAATTAATGGAATTTTATGACCAAGAGGGGTTTAAATATGTCCAATTTATTCCTTGTATGGACTTTCAGTCTCAGAATGTAAATCAGCCAGGGAAGTATTTAATTACGCCTAGAGAGTACGGGGACTTTTTATGTGAAGCTTTTGACGTTTGGTACAACGATGGTTATCCGAAAACGTCGATCCGATTTTTTGACAATATGTTATCTGTCTACCTTCATCAAGAGGCAGAACTTTGTACACACCGCGAAACATGTCCGAAAACAATTATTTTGGAAAGAAACGGTGATGCTTTTCCGTGTGATTTTTATATTCATGATGATTATAAGCTAGGGAATGTGGGTGTAGATAACATTCAAGATATATTGAATCATTCAATTTATGACACTTTTTTAGGATTGAAACCTGACTTACCTGCACAGTGCGAAAGGTGCGAATATCTTTCTTTATGTCACGGAGGATGTCCAAGGAATCGTAACTGGAATGTGGAGACTCAAGGTCACACCGTGGAGTATTTTTGCCAAAGCTTCAAACAAATATATGGATATGCTCATTCAAGAATGGAGGAAGTTGCAAAAAATTACAAAAGAAACTGGCTGAATGAATTGGTTAAAAGTGGGCGCGTTCTTCCAGGTAGAAACGACGAATGCTTTTGCGGCAGCGGGAAAAAATTTAAAAAATGCTGTCAAACGCTGGCTAATTAG